Part of the Papaver somniferum cultivar HN1 unplaced genomic scaffold, ASM357369v1 unplaced-scaffold_18, whole genome shotgun sequence genome is shown below.
CAACcgcaacacaagatatacgtggttcacctttacaggctacatccacggccaacaccaccagaaaaacttccattaaacaaagaccattacatgctctttaagcaacccaagacaagacccaaAAAGtcaacaagacatacccgagaacaccatcgaagaaaccataaAAACCAATTCTATAATCACTCCTCAAACCAGCCtcgtgtcttctcttctacaccatCTTCATAGTTGCtactaacagaggagaaacatggaaaccgtctagaaacttggtttagggaaaagccctaaaccctaaacactagaacaccaaaatcctctctctacaagtttttctctcacactgATATTGACCTTtacggtagcacacgatcctccctaacaaagagaccaaaatcctaagcacaaggatttaccactcttctaggttggattgtctacaactctacaatTATAACACTATATATATTGAGAACACAAATTTTGCCCTTAAAAAACCTTAGCTTTAGGAACAAGTTATTTTTCCTAACTTGGCTCTTAAGTTAATTCCTAAATTTTAGGAACAAGTTGGCATCAATACAGTTTGACCAAAAGTCAAAGTTATAACCACAGAAAATACCACAATGCAGACATCCATTGTTTCCCTGCAACAATTAACTCACCATTTTCTTTGTTTCTAATCACCACCATGtttgaagatagatttccttGGCGTCCCAACACTTTAGCCTCAATCTCTACTTCTTCCTGTTCAATCCAGTTTCAAAACAAAAGAAGATTTTAACTAACCAAAGACAAATTGCACGCCAAAATGGAATCAAAAGAGTGTCGAACTTGACTTGGTCAACAGAGTCTTACACCAATCTTAGCCGTCGAGAAGTAGGATATGCTGAAATCAACAGAGACGTTGACGTTACCAACAACGGTGACAATAGCAGCAGCACCAATGATATCAATCAGGGTTGCGATTGCTCCTCCATGCCAATTTCCTTCTCTATCCTGCAACCAGAACAAAattatatcaaaaagaaaaaaaacaaaggagaaaaaaaagaagaaggtgaaATTGAGATGGTTACTTACAGATAAGCTTTTAGGTACTATGAAATTGCATCGAACTAAGCCTCTTTGGGCATGGATTGAGTGGAGATGTTGAAGAGATTGGGTTTCAATTCCACTACGACCTTTAGCTAAATTATGTATCCAGTCCTTTGCCATCTTGATCCATCCATCTGAATCATCCTCATCTTTCTTCATCTTGTATCCTTCTCTGGAATGGATATCTGTTTCTCAGTCAACTGGAGAATCTATTATTTATTTCCCTCCAAATGATGGGACCCAAATTTAAATATGAATTCTTTCTCTCCCAGCCTCGGAGCTACAGCCCGGAACCACATGGCATTCACTAGTTATGTTTCAGACTTGAATGACATGTTCGAGGTCATGGTAAAGCCAAACCCAACGTAGTTGCATGCGTATAGGATAGCCAAAAATACACGTAAAGTGCTACTTGTTATATATGCGACATAAAAACGATAAGAAGAATGGCATTTGAGACTGAAAAATCGAAGGATTCCGGTTGAAATAAAAATATATTCATAGCTGAATTATTGAGACCAAGGAAATGAAAGCAAAATAATTGAGAAGATGACTTTTACATAAATTATTATGATAGTAGTATGTCTCCTAGTGTAATAATTTCAAAAAGCTTTGCAAAATCTACCCTGCTAGGCGACAATGCTAGCTCTACTGATACTTCTTGCATAGTTGGCTGAGTGTATGGGTCACTACGTAAGCATGAAAATCCAACCTTCACAAGGTACAGTATTTCTTTCTTAACAACGTCATCCGTTGGTGCTTCAATGCATTGATCCAAGATGTCTCTCAACTTTATGTTTTGTCCAACATTACTCGAAGACGAAGACGAGAGAAGATTTTGAGAGAGTAATGTGATGATTTCAGATGGATGCCTTCCCATTAGTACTTCTAATATGATCACTCCAAAGCTATAAACATCACATTTTTCGGTCACCTTCATTGTATATGCAAGCTCTGTAATAACATTATTTTACAAAGAAATGTATGTAAGTTTATTTAACTTCATAAAAAAGGTACCCAATAATAGTAAACTATAAAAGTTGCAGTTGGATTGTATACCTGGAGCGACATACCCATATGTTCCTGCAAGTGAAGTCCAATTGGATGAATCTGGCTTCAATATCCTCGCCGTACAAAAATCAGAAACACGAGCATCATATTCAGCGTctaacaaaatattgttgctaGATATATCCCTGTGAACTATTGCTGGAATGCAATCGTGGTGCATGTAAGCAAATGCATTAGCTGCTCCCTTGATGAATCTTACCCTCTTTATCCAGTCAAACTCCATTGCTTGTTCCCTGTCGCTCAAAACATGTTTCAAACTTCCCTTCTCCAAGAACTCATAAACCAAAAATGAGATCCTCCTTTCAAGATTTGAACAAAAACCGAAAAGTTTCACAATGTTTCGGTGTCGGATCTCTGTTAAAGCATGAATTTCACTTTCAAATGACTTAAGATCAAGTATCTCAGAATCTTCATCTGATGGGTGAAGTTTCTTCACAGCAACAACTTGACCAGTTGACAACTCTGCTTTGTACACGCTCCCATATCCTCCCGCTCCAATGCAGTATTTGGTATCAAAATCCTCcgttgcttcgattatgtcttcgAACACTATCTTCCCATCATAGTTCCATACCGAAAATAAATTGCTTCCGATATTGGTAACTCTAGCTTGATCTGTAGGCGCCATATCTCTTGCAGATTTTTTTCGGAGGCGAAAGAAATTGGCAAGAAGTGTGAATAAGAGAAACAACGAACCAAACAAAGGAAGTAGGATTATCAGCAAACGTTTATGCTTGGCCTCTTTTCTTCCAACCGCAACATGGTTCCAAACCTCTGGAGATATTGCCGCACAAGCCTATATTGTTTTTCAATGCATCAAAGGGAGCATCCTGGAAGGCCTTGATGTTTGGAACAGGACCACTTAATTCATTGTAAGAAACATCTACAGTAGTCAAGCTGAGCATTTGATCAAATGAAGAAGGAATTGAACCGGAAAGCTTGTTGTGGGATAAATTTAAGATTTCGAGTTTCTTTAGTTTACTGAGAGCTGGCGGTATCTCTCCGGTTAGCTCATTTCGACTAAGGTCCAGCATGATTTGTAGTGAATCCAAGCTTCCAACTTGAAAAGGAATGCTTTCGTTAAAACTGTTTCTACTCAAATTCAAAGATAGTAAGCTTGAACAATCTCCAAGCTGTTCGGGTATCGGTCCGGTAAAGTTATTGGTGGATAAATCGAGATGTTGCAGGTTAATTAACATTCCAACTTCGGAAGACAACCCACCAGTAAGTATGTTGTTTCTCACTTCTAATCTGATTAACGAAGACAAATTGAACAACTCATTCGGAATTTCCCCTACTAAATAATTCGATCTAAGATCGAGTTCACGTAAAATCTTCAACTTGCCGAGTTCAGAAGGTATTCTACCGGTAATACCGTTCCCCGAGAGATATAAGGCTGTCAGATTTTGACAATTCCCCCATTCTTTTGAGATTTCACCATACAACATATTGTTAGTTACGACAAACCTATCTAGATGTGGATACACGTGAAACGCCTCTGT
Proteins encoded:
- the LOC113337974 gene encoding acyl-coenzyme A thioesterase 13-like, yielding MKKDEDDSDGWIKMAKDWIHNLAKGRSGIETQSLQHLHSIHAQRGLVRCNFIVPKSLSDREGNWHGGAIATLIDIIGAAAIVTVVGNVNVSVDFSISYFSTAKIGEEVEIEAKVLGRQGNLSSNMVVIRNKENGELIVAGKQWMSALWYFLWL
- the LOC113337975 gene encoding MDIS1-interacting receptor like kinase 2-like; this encodes MAPTDQARVTNIGSNLFSVWNYDGKIVFEDIIEATEDFDTKYCIGAGGYGSVYKAELSTGQVVAVKKLHPSDEDSEILDLKSFESEIHALTEIRHRNIVKLFGFCSNLERRISFLVYEFLEKGSLKHVLSDREQAMEFDWIKRVRFIKGAANAFAYMHHDCIPAIVHRDISSNNILLDAEYDARVSDFCTARILKPDSSNWTSLAGTYGYVAPELAYTMKVTEKCDVYSFGVIILEVLMGRHPSEIITLLSQNLLSSSSSSNVGQNIKLRDILDQCIEAPTDDVVKKEILYLVKVGFSCLRSDPYTQPTMQEVSVELALSPSRVDFAKLFEIITLGDILLS
- the LOC113337976 gene encoding MDIS1-interacting receptor like kinase 2-like, with protein sequence MLYGEISKEWGNCQNLTALYLSGNGITGRIPSELGKLKILRELDLRSNYLVGEIPNELFNLSSLIRLEVRNNILTGGLSSEVGMLINLQHLDLSTNNFTGPIPEQLGDCSSLLSLNLSRNSFNESIPFQVGSLDSLQIMLDLSRNELTGEIPPALSKLKKLEILNLSHNKLSGSIPSSFDQMLSLTTVDVSYNELSGPVPNIKAFQDAPFDALKNNIGLCGNISRGLEPCCGWKKRGQA